The Tenrec ecaudatus isolate mTenEca1 chromosome 8, mTenEca1.hap1, whole genome shotgun sequence DNA window GCAGATAGTCCTGAGTGCGAATGCTTTTCCAAGCTGTTTGTAAACACAAGCTTTTGGTGTATCTTGGCTTCCCTGCTGTTTAGATGCCCAGCccacagaaggagagagagaaatctgGAACCAGATCAGCGCCATCCTCCAGGATTCTGAGAGCATCCTCGCAGACCTGCAGGCTTACAAGGGAGCGGGGCCAGAGATCCGAGACGTATGCCAATGATAATACTGAGCTGACAGCACCCCAGGCGGAGAAAGGAAagccacacaagcacacacatacacaacaagaTTAAGTAATAGCCCTAGTATTTCCTAGAGTACTAGGAAGAACAAGGAGGGTAATGTGTCCTTAAAAACACGTATGAATGGCTCCTTCTGTTCTAGGGCATTTGTCTGCACATGCAGCGCTGTTGACTGTGTCACGTATTAGCCATCCGCCTCTTCAAATGTAGTCTGCATCCATTTGATACTGCAGAACTCACATTGAAACAATAAATCGTCACCATATTGCTTCATTGAAGAAACACCTTCATAGAAAGTCTGCGAGCAGTGCCTGAAACATGAGTTGTGAGGTCTGCGTCTGCATGCACTTTCCAAGATTTTCTAATAGTTCTGGAAGCGTCTACAAGTGTCACACACAACACCCATAAACTACCTCGCTTTTAAGGAGCCTACACGGCTGTCATCCTGTGATGTCTTatgagataaaaataaataagtagctGAAAAGCCAAACAATAACCCCAAAATATTAATAGTTGTGGAACTGCCCACTGGACTTTTGAAATGTTATAATGCTGTAAAGGCAAGAGACTTCCCACTCCCTTTATTCAAAATACTTAGCTTTTGGCAATATCAACACACAGAAGTACATGTGGGCACTTGGTCAAATGTGTCACCCATCACTGTCGTTCTGCAAAGGGTGCCACTAACCACCATAGTCTCCATGCTGCTGAATCTCAGGCGGAAGAGCATTTCCGGTGAAGCAGCAGCCTACTAAGAGGTAGTTTCTCTAGTTAGAGGTCATCAGCTAATGTAGCGCCTTTAGGCAACATTGCAGACGAGCATGTAAAACATACAGCAGATAAATGGAAATCTGTCAACTATATAATTCATGATGAGCACCAGCGTCACTTCAGAAGCTTTCCACAGTGACGGATGAGGGGTGCGTTGCCTCCAATTTAAACACTGCCCCTTTTTGTATCCAAGATAACAGAAACACATTCAAGAGGCTGAGAACTAATGCAAAGCCATGTGCACCTGTCCCATGAAACTCTCCATAGTATATGAGCCTCCCGGGGGTGTGGCGGGGATAGCAGTCCCATGAATTTAAGTCGGCTTAAGTAGTAAGCATAAGCACACTACAGCAGGGATTGTATTGTTAGGATTATTTTGCTAAAATAATTTCTCATGTGTAAGGAATTCGATGTGGAAAGTATTGCTTTCTTAAGCACACAATTCTCTCGTGTTTTTTGTAGGCAATCCAAAACCCCAACGACATTCAGCTTCAGGAAAAAGCTTGGAATGCAGTGTGCCCTCTGGTTGTAAGGCTGAAGAGATTTTATGAGTTTTCCATAAGACTAGGTGAGTATGTGCGTATGGTGTCCAGGTTCCACGTGTGAACTTCTCTGTTGGCATTTGAGAAGGTAGCAGGAGGATCTCAGAAAACGCCCCACGTCCATCAGTGGTGTGTGATGAGAGGCCATTCATGGTGACAACTCCTGCTATGTTCAGTTCGTTCAATCTACCACAAAGTTCCTTCCCTCTTGTTATGGGACCCCTTTGAGCATCTCTGCATGTTACTCTCCCTGTGACGGTGTTCTCAGCTATCCCTAACTCTTAGCACAGCTTTCGCAGACCAGTCAGAACTCTGAATGACAGAGGCGGTGAAGGAGACAGATTACCTGCTCCACTTAAAAAGAACTTGGATGACTGGAGTCATCTGATGAATTCCATGTAATGAAATACAAGGAAAACAAAGATGAAGCTCTACCATCCAGGCTGAAACACAAATAATGTTCACATATAGCACAGTTTTTCAGAACCAAAAACCAAGCAGCCTCTGGTTGAGAATAGGTTCAATGTGACAAACAACATGCTGTCACTATTTCCCACTATCATAGAATTATCTCAGGCTACAATCATTGACACAGTGTATCCTGACCAAATAAAAGAAGAATTGGGTTTTATTCTATTTTTGTCATAACATTAGTTGACATtttaagaggggaaaaaatgggtGACTCGAAATGCTTCGTAGGAGTAACAAGCATGACATTGAGATGACTCAAACCTAAGTCCGAAGGAAGAAGGAACTAGGCCAGTGTTACCGAGAGAGCTTCTGATGCTCTCAGGTAGATGAGGGACCGGTCAGTGTTCCCGAGAGAGCTTCTGATGCTCTCAGGTAGACGAGGGACCATCTTCTCTATTTCCCCTCAAAGTGTAAGTctcacccttgtgagttgaaatACCAAGTAATCAGGTTTCAGTTCCACAGAGACAAAGTTACCTCAGAATCAGAGCTGGCTGAGGGAGAACAGGTTGCCCCAGACGACAGACAGTGAGCACTCACAAGGAAATGTTAAACACAGAGGAAAGCTGCCACTGGTGAAGACTCAGTAGAGGGCGTTTAAGGATGACACTGAGCAAAGGTCAGCCGCTTTTCCTGAACCATCACAAGCTCGTAGACATCTCAGAAGTTGTGAGTCACAGTGGTTGTCACACCTATTAAACTCTGGTTCTGGTTAAAGGCAGCCATAGGCGAGACGTAACCGAATGAGTGTGTatgcattcttaaaatattttatttacggAAACAAGAAGTGAGCCAGATTTAACTTGTGGGTCAGATTTGTTTAACCTTTGGTATAGAGGCTTGGCTAAATGACGCGGTGCTATTAGAAACATCGGAGAAAAACCTGACAAGGAATCCGTAGAAACAGACAAAGGGGAGTAGAACGGCAAGGACAATCATGGGGAGATGTGGCGAGGGCTGGGTAGAAAAGGAACCCCAGGGTGCTCCTCCATGAGATGCAGAGAGCGGTTGCTATGGAGCCAAACGTCTTTCTCTGCAAAGCACGCTCTCGAGCCATGTGTTTACACCGCTGCCTTATCTCGTCCTGTGATGTGGCTGGAAAGCTCATGCATATGATCCAGGAACGCATCTTTGTGGTTTTCTGGGAGTGTTTAGAATTAAGGCTACTAAGTGTGTGAGGCTCTGAGAGGGAGATTCAAAGAGCCCTGTGACTGTGGGAGGTTTCTATAATGGAGGCAGCCTGCTGACTCCATCCCGGTCCATCCACAGACTATCTCCCAACATGATGAGGCAAGACATGGTACAGCAAGACCCAAGAAAGCTCTCTTGCTCAGATTGTCAGCTGTGGTTAAGAATCGTGTGCTTGAAGGATCCCTGTGTAACACCTTGCATGTATATTTCTCTCTTTGACTTTCAGAAAAGGCTCTTCAGAGTTTATTAGAATCACTGACCTGTCCGCCCTATACACCAACTCAGCACTTGGAGCGGGAGCAGGCCCTAGCCAAGGAGTTTGCAGAAATTTTACATTTCACTCTCCGATTCGATGAGCTGAAGGTGAGGCCCAAACTTCCTTGGATATTTAATAGCAAGCCTTTACGTGTGCTATACTATGCTCCTGGTTTGAGTTGGGGAGATACAGAAATACAGGAGACTCAGCCTCCTGCCCCGAGGGCTCTCGGATGGGATGAAAATGTGCATGCAGTGGAGGAAAGTTATTTTAAGATATCAGTCTGCAAGCGGAAATTCACAATCTGCCAAATGCAATACAAGAAAACCAAATATGTGTCGTCCATCGAGAGCAACTATCCTTTTTACCAATGCCAAATCATCTCTAAACACAGAGCACACACATATTTTAAAGCAGGGAAGCTACAAAGCACGAtgtcttttttcaaaaagaaaccCCTGAGGTTGCTTTGCTTCCTGGTGTCTCGAATCCTGGTATATTGACAAAATCGAGTGCCCAGGTGCCCAAGGTCAATCCCTCTCTCCGTCTGATGCCAAGAAGTGACTCCCTTGCCTCCCTTCTGGCTTTCAGATGCGGAACCCAGCCATTCAGAATGACTTCAGCTACTACAGAAGGACCATAAGTCGCAACAGGATCAACAACATGCATGTGAGTCCCTGGGCTTCCCAGGAGGCCATCTCAGGCCTCTCGGTGACCACTGGGTCTCTGTGCCCGGAGACATACACAGGAAAGAGATTGCAGGCTCGTCTGGGGTCGCATTTTAAGAGGGCATTCTTTGGAGATGGTGTCCCTTCTCTTTACAAATTGCATCCTCTCCCCTTCTTCTTCATCAGCTAGACATTGAGAATGAGGTCAATAACGAGATGGCCAACCGCATGTCCCTCTTCTATGCAGAAGCCACACCAATGCTGAAAACCCTTAGCAACGCTACAATGCATTTTGTCTCGGAAGTGAGTGAGACGGAGctgcgggggggagggggcggtttGCTTTCTTCGTCACTGCACATCACGTTTCCCAGGCAGGGCTAACCTATGTCTGTATCTCCCCcttagaacaaaaccctgcccatcGAGAACACCACAGACTGCCTCAGTACCATGACAAGTGTCTGTAAAGTCATGCTGGAAACGCCGTAAGTTAAACCAAAGGAGACCCTTGTTGCCATgagcccagcctgctggggcctaTTGTCTCCTGAAGAGCTTCAGTTAATACTGTTGTTGATGATGGAAGCCTGTCAGTTAACAGTGTTGACAATGATGGTGCTGATGATCGTGATGACAGCTACCATTTGGATCAGCACATCAGCGTTTACACTTACCGTACATATTCGTGCATCAGCCGAATTTT harbors:
- the CYRIA gene encoding CYFIP-related Rac1 interactor A, translated to MGNLLKVLTREIENYPHFFLDFENAQPTEGEREIWNQISAILQDSESILADLQAYKGAGPEIRDAIQNPNDIQLQEKAWNAVCPLVVRLKRFYEFSIRLEKALQSLLESLTCPPYTPTQHLEREQALAKEFAEILHFTLRFDELKMRNPAIQNDFSYYRRTISRNRINNMHLDIENEVNNEMANRMSLFYAEATPMLKTLSNATMHFVSENKTLPIENTTDCLSTMTSVCKVMLETPEYRSRFTSEETLMFCMRVMVGVIILYDHVHPVGAFCKTSKIDMKGCIKVLKEQAPDSVEGLLNALRFTTKHVNDESTSKQIRAMLQ